A single window of Polaribacter sp. SA4-10 DNA harbors:
- a CDS encoding DUF559 domain-containing protein yields MNLNYPITYINGISVQRASLLYTELGIKTCNDLLHFFPFRYIDKTAFYAIKDLQPNSSEVQVVGKITSVKSIAQKRGSRLVATFQDTTGTMELVWFKGQKWIKDALKINEPYVAYGKLNHYNGNFSIPHPEMELVKEYKKKLQTKMQPVYPSTEKLTNSGVSNKLMRTYVQNLLQQFFETITESLSKEIMDDFKLMGKRDALLNLHFPKSQENLAKAEYRLKFEELFFIQLQLLRKKLINKTKIKGFVFGNVGDSFNTFYKNHLPFDLTNAQKRVLKEIRKDVASGAHMNRLLQGDVGSGKTIVALLAMLLAIDNGFQATIMAPTEILATQHYHAISELLKDMDINVDLLTGSVKIKKRRIIHQNLEDGTLHILIGTHALLEDKVKFKNLGIAIIDEQHRFGVAQRAKLWKKGSPSLTLPKGKGTEVRNRYETALPSVYKLMKELQKERKQQTTEAEKVLWEQLKTKKLDIKFRRQHVVDEFIVDFICISKKLIIEVDGKYHNKKEQQEADNLRTEILQELGFKVIRFTNEEVIGNSENVINKISQALESLPLVEVEGVSPPHILVMTATPIPRTLAMSVYGDLDISVIDELPPGRKEVKTVHRFDSNRLSVFKFMRDEIKKGRQVYVVYPLIQESEAMDYKDLMDGYESISRDFPTPKYQISIVHGQMKPADKEYEMQRFVKGESQIMVATTVIEVGVNVPNASVMIIESSERFGLSQLHQLRGRVGRGADQSYCILLSSYKLSPEAKTRLKTMVETSDGFKIAEVDLKLRGPGNLMGTQQSGVLNLKIADVVKDTQILVKARNTAISILQEDGNLSKPENQNIKNAYLELSKTSKIWSEIS; encoded by the coding sequence GTGAATTTAAATTACCCAATTACTTATATTAATGGAATTAGTGTGCAAAGAGCTTCTCTTCTGTATACAGAATTAGGTATAAAAACATGTAATGATTTATTACACTTTTTCCCATTTAGATATATTGATAAAACTGCCTTTTATGCTATAAAAGATTTACAGCCAAATTCTTCTGAAGTTCAAGTTGTTGGTAAAATAACAAGTGTAAAATCTATTGCTCAGAAAAGAGGAAGTAGGTTAGTGGCAACTTTTCAAGATACTACAGGAACTATGGAGTTGGTTTGGTTTAAAGGTCAAAAATGGATTAAAGATGCACTAAAAATTAACGAACCTTATGTGGCTTATGGTAAGTTGAATCATTATAATGGTAATTTTAGTATTCCACACCCAGAAATGGAATTGGTAAAAGAGTACAAGAAAAAGTTGCAAACAAAAATGCAACCTGTATATCCATCCACAGAAAAATTAACAAATTCAGGAGTTAGTAATAAGTTGATGAGAACGTATGTTCAGAATTTATTACAACAGTTTTTTGAAACAATTACAGAAAGTCTATCCAAAGAAATTATGGATGATTTTAAATTGATGGGTAAACGAGATGCGCTGTTGAATTTGCATTTTCCTAAAAGCCAAGAAAATTTAGCCAAAGCTGAATACAGGTTAAAATTTGAAGAATTGTTTTTTATTCAGTTGCAGTTACTCAGAAAAAAACTCATCAATAAAACAAAGATAAAAGGGTTTGTTTTTGGAAATGTAGGCGATTCTTTTAATACATTTTATAAAAACCATTTACCATTCGATTTAACAAATGCTCAAAAAAGAGTGTTAAAAGAAATTAGAAAAGATGTTGCTTCTGGTGCTCATATGAACCGTCTTTTACAAGGTGATGTTGGTTCTGGAAAAACCATTGTTGCTTTGTTAGCAATGCTTTTGGCAATAGATAATGGTTTTCAGGCAACAATAATGGCGCCAACAGAAATTTTAGCAACACAACATTACCACGCAATTTCTGAGTTGTTGAAAGACATGGATATAAATGTAGATTTATTAACGGGTTCTGTAAAAATAAAAAAACGGAGAATCATTCATCAAAATTTAGAAGACGGAACATTACATATTTTAATTGGTACGCATGCTTTGTTAGAAGATAAAGTGAAGTTTAAAAATCTAGGAATTGCAATTATTGATGAACAACACCGATTTGGAGTTGCTCAGAGAGCGAAATTGTGGAAAAAAGGAAGCCCATCCCTAACCCTTCCCAAGGGGAAGGGAACTGAAGTTCGGAATCGTTATGAAACTGCGCTTCCATCAGTTTATAAATTGATGAAGGAATTACAAAAAGAGAGAAAACAACAAACTACTGAAGCAGAAAAAGTTCTGTGGGAACAATTAAAAACGAAAAAATTAGATATTAAATTTAGAAGGCAACATGTTGTAGATGAGTTTATTGTTGATTTTATCTGTATTTCTAAAAAACTAATTATAGAAGTTGATGGAAAATATCACAACAAAAAAGAACAACAAGAAGCAGATAATTTAAGAACTGAAATTTTACAAGAATTAGGTTTTAAAGTGATTCGTTTTACTAATGAAGAAGTTATTGGAAATTCAGAAAATGTAATAAACAAAATATCGCAAGCGTTAGAAAGTCTTCCTTTGGTAGAGGTTGAAGGGGTTTCTCCGCCCCATATTTTAGTAATGACAGCAACACCAATACCAAGAACATTGGCAATGTCTGTTTATGGCGATTTAGATATTTCTGTAATTGATGAATTACCTCCTGGAAGAAAAGAAGTAAAAACGGTGCATCGTTTTGATAGCAATCGTTTGTCGGTCTTTAAATTTATGAGAGATGAAATTAAAAAAGGAAGACAAGTGTATGTTGTGTATCCTTTAATTCAGGAATCTGAAGCGATGGATTATAAAGATTTAATGGATGGTTATGAAAGTATTTCTCGTGATTTTCCAACGCCAAAATATCAAATAAGTATTGTTCATGGACAAATGAAACCCGCTGATAAAGAATATGAAATGCAGCGTTTTGTAAAGGGTGAATCCCAAATTATGGTTGCCACAACTGTAATAGAAGTGGGTGTAAATGTGCCAAATGCAAGTGTTATGATTATTGAGAGTTCAGAACGTTTTGGACTTTCGCAATTGCATCAATTAAGAGGAAGAGTTGGGCGAGGAGCAGACCAAAGTTATTGTATTTTACTCTCTAGTTATAAATTGTCACCAGAAGCTAAAACACGTTTAAAAACCATGGTAGAAACTTCTGACGGATTTAAAATTGCAGAAGTAGATTTAAAGTTACGAGGACCAGGTAATTTAATGGGAACACAACAAAGTGGCGTTTTAAATTTAAAAATTGCTGATGTAGTAAAAGATACTCAAATTTTAGTAAAAGCAAGAAATACTGCAATTTCAATTTTGCAAGAAGATGGCAATTTATCAAAACCAGAAAACCAAAATATTAAAAATGCGTATTTAGAATTGTCTAAAACTTCTAAAATTTGGAGTGAAATTAGTTAA
- a CDS encoding BLUF domain-containing protein: MMKLRRIIYTSKATKELSKRNLLDLLHEARAFNKMDNITGVLIYKQGCFLQVLEGKTKVIDNLIERLIRDSRHKNFKIIQDNFIKNRLFKDWKMGCADFDDPTLIFIPGISTDFSGLKVINELIIHLPEIAIFLQDKTH; the protein is encoded by the coding sequence ATGATGAAACTACGCAGAATTATCTATACAAGTAAAGCTACGAAAGAATTGAGTAAACGCAATTTACTGGATCTTTTACATGAAGCACGTGCATTCAATAAGATGGATAACATCACTGGTGTACTTATCTACAAACAAGGGTGTTTTCTTCAGGTTCTCGAAGGAAAAACTAAGGTTATAGATAATCTTATTGAACGCCTTATTAGAGATTCGCGTCATAAAAACTTCAAAATAATCCAAGATAATTTTATAAAGAATCGCCTCTTTAAGGACTGGAAAATGGGTTGTGCAGATTTTGATGATCCTACATTAATTTTTATCCCTGGGATTAGTACAGATTTTAGCGGCTTAAAAGTTATTAATGAATTAATAATTCACCTCCCTGAAATTGCTATATTCCTACAAGATAAAACACATTAA
- the meaB gene encoding methylmalonyl Co-A mutase-associated GTPase MeaB — protein MNKKPSAIHENDGVSKPETTSKSAAEKIKINRAKQNSVKEFVTKILEGNITFLSRAITLVESTNPKHQQKANEILDQCLPYANNSVRIGITGVPGVGKSTFIEAFGKHLTSQGKKIAVLAVDPSSSINKGSILGDKTRMEELVTNINAYIRPSPSGTSLGGVAQKTRESIILCEAAGFDTIIIETVGVGQSETVVHSMVDFFLLLKLAGAGDELQGIKRGIIEMADAIVINKADGDNKKNAKIAKIEFNRALHLYPLKESNWQPKVLTASALNNKGIEKINTMITNYISLTKENNYFNKRRNEQNKFWLLSTIDQQLKDNFYQNPKIKKALSKEIKNLENGKTTPFNAAKKLLEL, from the coding sequence ATGAATAAAAAACCTTCTGCAATCCATGAAAATGATGGTGTTTCTAAACCTGAAACTACCAGTAAATCTGCTGCAGAAAAAATAAAAATTAATAGAGCCAAGCAAAATTCTGTAAAAGAATTTGTTACTAAAATTTTAGAAGGAAATATTACATTTTTAAGTAGAGCAATAACTTTGGTTGAAAGTACTAACCCCAAACATCAACAAAAAGCAAACGAAATTTTGGACCAATGTTTGCCTTATGCTAATAATTCTGTTAGAATTGGAATTACAGGAGTTCCTGGTGTAGGTAAAAGCACTTTTATTGAAGCTTTTGGAAAACATTTAACCTCACAAGGGAAAAAAATTGCTGTTTTAGCAGTAGACCCAAGTAGCTCAATTAACAAAGGTTCTATTTTAGGCGATAAAACTCGTATGGAAGAATTAGTAACCAATATAAATGCTTATATTAGGCCTTCACCGTCTGGAACTTCTTTAGGTGGCGTTGCACAAAAAACACGCGAAAGTATTATTCTTTGTGAAGCTGCTGGTTTTGATACTATTATTATTGAAACTGTTGGTGTTGGTCAATCTGAAACTGTAGTACATTCTATGGTAGATTTCTTTTTACTGTTAAAATTAGCTGGTGCAGGTGATGAATTACAAGGAATAAAACGCGGAATTATAGAAATGGCAGATGCTATTGTAATTAATAAAGCTGATGGTGACAATAAAAAAAATGCAAAAATCGCAAAAATTGAATTCAATAGAGCGTTGCATTTATATCCTTTAAAAGAAAGTAATTGGCAACCCAAAGTTTTAACTGCAAGTGCCTTAAATAACAAAGGAATTGAAAAAATTAATACAATGATTACCAATTATATTTCTTTAACAAAAGAGAATAATTATTTTAACAAAAGAAGAAACGAGCAAAATAAATTCTGGTTATTATCTACCATTGATCAACAATTAAAAGATAATTTTTATCAAAATCCAAAAATTAAAAAAGCGCTATCAAAAGAAATAAAAAATTTAGAAAACGGGAAAACAACTCCCTTTAATGCTGCAAAGAAGCTATTGGAACTCTAA
- a CDS encoding T9SS type A sorting domain-containing protein, which produces MKKNNSILRYIGFIIPLYLLFNSYNITAQTPGVIFQGTPNTVLDPNGDGYVSLPPSETPSQYTNIGFPSNINDTDVFDVLYSEIAYAGIPEITPEPTSDLNKGPSCAFTDLVQDANSRSSYYNTDGTNMRFRFRLGGAASNSKGYSILIDTDEKFGFTGPNKDPNAVVGNPGFEVEIVLRTNFTVDAYSIDGTTNPTIITTQPYTTHAIKSLALTTVCDDPDYFYDFYLSFSDLTGYINNATKLRMISVTSINPKGIMGNNGTSDVAGVDDSSNTTDNLYEEAIDTQTPTNGDPLERAACPLINGTIPTGSSVPITGTTNAVAAGEETEIEVFVNGASVGTSTTSTTTWGFTIPGPINEEDKITATATVKKSTEIIKGTSVANCDTKTVTDTSCIPLATPVFVNFANGGKTLTLTYPIGEVPVGTSFFLNFYDSSTGTKITTIDGTNVQNYASSSPTSIGLGGGNKFTDDSVNFFVTIDTVSDTNPASCPSLGSEPISTCSSGTVSATPFLDPFELGDTSITGNFGGIPPTSATLRLIINGSSTDYITTTTGSSNTFSIDITGLTLLTTDAIKVSNRNFGTACLSTPSAVVSPIITSLTPIIDVDFCTTTNISTVSGTSSELGGTIRVYSGPNQGISKLSALDTNTATVLSNGTWSLTLAASITPGNWIGATVQNTNEIESDISDDVQINTKTVATSLVITSDPIKEGDISIIGTSSGLATGSIIQLYLDGSLIDGKFTTTDGAGNWTINDLDNSSLGSSSFDELYSDAVVTVTATSTAAGSCESDQSSSKVVICNPPTVPTISTTSSPICENGIFMVTVTDAQPGLLYQLLDQDNNSVGPSFLGPNIAADKIIDSDPLPFGTNSLKVRASKIFGTCTSVESNSVSVTVYPSPTITFGPNPSATFDNSTANQQLVVTFSSAANQPSLYSIDFDDAANAASLLDVSSTALSGSQIDIDIPTGLPIGVYNGSITIQEVLVNSCSKSYPITITILAPSAPTFTNLIENENICAGTTLVNFTYDGTTNAPTNYSIDFSDAANLQGFTDLVDVDATFSGSGSITVAVPTNPAEGTYTGVIRLKNTTTGFISQEYPIEIEIEKTTAGVIAGNQIILSTTDVVAFTSTEDASGLGGVTYQWQKSTTSATIGFSNISGATSATFNEGTITQATYYKRIATSVTNSCTAESNVITVTILTLSGIPMITQVYQFGNEKWIEITNISSNTINANEIKVILFKDKIRDQTDKLPDATYSVTSVLAPGQSVLIKNTLSTNITNINGAPLIDDNLTDIDGGNDMISLSTTTDATAWANRYDIVANIPNKTSLVRIDETFTPNTTYTASEWVVFIDDTLDPYRLLAAGGAQRHPHDPLISEIESANTDANTLLGLHRVDITTRNGAAWDNGYPDRSRFVVIDENYNHTTARLSARKLTVDASKKLSVTDNLLAVTNTIVLNGDIRLIGTSQLIQTHTTASLVTGTGQLLVDQNSTVPSIYRYNYMGSPVINTAGASNYTVATIFKDGTTPTNHTGVVNTDIAKDINWISGYNGDTSDPISLAQYWIYTYAANAGTRASWSQKLSSGTIPNTDGFIFKGPGRPQNYTFVGIPKDGEITTAIGGNESYLVGNPFASALSVKEFIEDNKSSTSGVLYFWEHASEKTTSESSSIGHNFAGYIGGYATRTIAMGVTAKDATGAVDVIIESEDSSVTINGTSEEQTENSLPINVVKLETIANFIKFSTISKGADTLRIKYKSEIDKSIIIKVNDIDRLEVTLPVSVGTSYAIFEVALCVEAGNNITLQSNDTNIAFIDYLNLIDADGQLTCAPSTGGSAITYTEPEPYVAIGQGFFIQGDIDGGAVVFNNSQREYKLEEAGSSVFFKSATKSKSDSNSLLNTPAIKLGMNFKSTDDNKEYHRQIGVSFSQYTSFNYDKGYDAEMYDLGNTDIYWKFPNDNRNYIISGVQQISDDLEVPLEITMGYSGDINITIDEMKNINENVYIRDKVADISYDIKNGKANITLDKGTYSDRFVLAFVENKVLGTEDENLIKDITIFTDKTSQNLIISKNEEITIKKVVLYTILGKKVGLWNINEQTQKTALPFNKKLSTGLYIVKMKTANGNISKKIIIQ; this is translated from the coding sequence ATGAAAAAAAATAATTCCATACTTAGGTATATTGGTTTTATAATACCACTATATCTACTTTTTAATTCCTATAATATTACTGCACAAACACCTGGGGTAATTTTTCAAGGAACCCCTAACACTGTTCTAGATCCTAATGGGGATGGCTATGTATCTTTACCACCATCAGAAACACCTAGTCAGTATACAAATATTGGTTTTCCTTCAAATATAAATGATACTGATGTTTTTGATGTTTTATATAGTGAAATTGCGTATGCTGGTATACCAGAAATAACTCCAGAACCTACATCAGATTTAAATAAAGGACCAAGTTGTGCTTTTACAGATTTAGTACAAGATGCAAACAGCAGGTCTTCTTATTACAACACAGACGGTACAAATATGCGCTTTCGATTTCGATTAGGTGGCGCTGCATCTAACTCTAAAGGATACTCTATACTTATAGATACTGATGAAAAATTTGGTTTTACAGGACCCAACAAAGACCCAAATGCAGTAGTTGGGAACCCTGGTTTTGAAGTTGAAATAGTTTTAAGAACCAATTTTACTGTTGATGCTTATAGTATTGATGGTACTACAAATCCTACAATCATAACAACGCAACCATACACAACCCACGCTATTAAATCTCTGGCATTAACCACTGTTTGTGATGACCCAGATTATTTTTATGATTTTTATCTTTCTTTTTCAGATTTAACAGGTTATATAAATAATGCTACAAAATTAAGAATGATTTCTGTTACTTCTATCAACCCCAAGGGTATTATGGGTAATAATGGAACTTCTGATGTTGCAGGAGTAGATGATTCATCTAATACAACAGATAATTTATATGAAGAAGCTATTGATACCCAAACACCAACCAATGGAGACCCTTTAGAAAGAGCGGCTTGCCCACTAATAAATGGCACTATTCCAACGGGTTCTAGTGTACCCATTACAGGTACAACTAATGCGGTAGCAGCTGGTGAAGAAACAGAAATTGAGGTCTTTGTAAATGGTGCTTCTGTAGGTACATCTACAACTAGTACAACTACTTGGGGTTTTACAATTCCTGGGCCTATTAATGAAGAAGATAAGATTACAGCTACAGCAACCGTAAAAAAAAGTACTGAAATTATAAAAGGTACTTCTGTAGCTAATTGTGACACAAAAACGGTAACAGACACAAGTTGTATACCTTTAGCAACACCTGTCTTTGTTAATTTTGCTAACGGAGGAAAAACTTTGACTCTTACTTATCCTATAGGAGAAGTACCCGTAGGTACAAGTTTTTTTTTAAATTTTTATGATTCTTCTACGGGTACCAAAATAACTACTATAGATGGAACTAATGTTCAAAATTACGCATCTTCATCACCAACAAGTATAGGTCTTGGAGGAGGTAATAAATTCACAGATGATAGTGTTAACTTTTTTGTAACTATAGATACTGTTAGCGATACTAACCCCGCAAGTTGCCCATCATTAGGCAGTGAACCAATTTCAACATGTAGTTCAGGTACAGTTTCTGCCACCCCTTTCTTAGATCCATTTGAATTAGGTGACACCTCAATTACCGGTAATTTTGGAGGAATTCCGCCTACATCAGCAACCTTAAGGTTAATTATTAATGGTTCATCAACAGATTATATAACCACAACTACAGGGAGTTCTAATACTTTTTCAATTGATATTACTGGGTTAACTTTATTAACTACAGATGCTATTAAAGTTTCAAATAGAAATTTTGGGACCGCTTGTTTAAGTACACCTTCTGCTGTTGTTAGCCCTATAATTACATCTTTAACACCAATAATAGATGTAGATTTTTGTACTACAACTAACATTTCAACTGTTTCGGGTACTTCTAGTGAATTAGGAGGAACGATAAGAGTATATTCCGGACCAAATCAAGGCATTTCTAAATTAAGCGCATTAGATACAAATACAGCTACAGTATTATCAAATGGTACTTGGTCATTAACATTAGCCGCATCTATTACTCCTGGAAATTGGATTGGAGCCACTGTTCAAAATACTAATGAAATAGAAAGTGATATTTCTGATGATGTTCAAATTAACACAAAAACCGTTGCTACTAGTTTAGTAATAACCTCAGACCCAATTAAAGAAGGAGATATAAGTATAATAGGTACAAGTTCAGGCTTAGCAACAGGTTCTATAATACAACTCTATTTAGATGGTTCTTTAATAGATGGGAAATTTACAACAACAGACGGTGCTGGAAACTGGACTATTAATGATTTAGATAATAGTAGTTTAGGAAGCAGTTCTTTTGATGAATTATACTCAGATGCAGTAGTTACCGTAACAGCTACATCTACTGCAGCAGGTAGTTGTGAGAGTGACCAATCTTCTTCTAAAGTAGTAATTTGCAATCCACCTACTGTACCTACTATTTCAACTACTTCATCTCCTATTTGTGAAAACGGTATCTTTATGGTAACAGTTACAGATGCACAACCAGGTTTACTATATCAATTATTAGATCAAGATAATAATTCTGTAGGGCCAAGTTTTTTAGGACCAAATATAGCGGCAGATAAAATCATAGATTCAGACCCTTTACCATTTGGTACTAATTCTCTTAAAGTAAGAGCATCTAAAATTTTTGGAACCTGTACAAGTGTAGAATCTAATTCGGTAAGTGTTACTGTATATCCATCACCTACCATTACTTTTGGACCAAATCCATCTGCAACCTTTGATAATAGTACTGCTAATCAACAATTAGTAGTAACTTTTTCTAGTGCTGCAAATCAACCTTCTCTTTATAGTATCGATTTTGATGATGCTGCAAACGCAGCATCTTTATTAGATGTTTCAAGTACTGCTTTGTCTGGATCTCAAATAGATATAGATATTCCTACTGGTTTGCCAATAGGAGTTTATAATGGAAGTATTACAATTCAAGAAGTTCTTGTTAATAGTTGTTCTAAAAGTTACCCTATTACCATTACAATTTTAGCCCCATCTGCTCCAACATTTACGAACCTTATAGAAAATGAAAATATTTGTGCTGGAACAACATTAGTAAATTTCACATATGATGGAACAACGAATGCTCCAACTAATTATAGCATAGATTTTAGTGATGCTGCAAATTTACAAGGTTTTACAGATTTAGTAGATGTAGATGCTACATTTTCAGGATCTGGTTCTATTACAGTAGCGGTTCCTACAAACCCTGCTGAAGGAACTTATACAGGTGTTATTCGATTAAAAAACACTACAACAGGATTCATAAGTCAAGAATACCCAATAGAAATAGAAATAGAAAAAACAACCGCTGGTGTGATCGCTGGAAACCAAATAATTCTGAGTACTACTGATGTAGTAGCATTTACATCTACAGAAGATGCTTCAGGTTTAGGCGGTGTTACGTATCAATGGCAAAAAAGCACAACAAGTGCTACTATAGGTTTTTCTAATATTTCTGGAGCTACAAGTGCTACTTTTAATGAAGGAACAATAACGCAAGCTACTTACTATAAAAGAATTGCCACTAGTGTTACCAATAGCTGTACAGCAGAAAGCAATGTAATTACGGTTACTATTTTAACTCTTAGTGGTATCCCTATGATAACACAGGTTTATCAATTTGGAAATGAAAAATGGATAGAAATAACTAATATTAGCTCAAATACAATTAATGCTAACGAAATTAAAGTAATACTCTTTAAGGATAAAATAAGAGATCAAACTGATAAACTACCAGATGCAACCTATTCTGTTACTTCAGTTTTGGCTCCTGGGCAATCCGTTTTAATAAAAAATACATTAAGCACAAATATTACAAATATAAATGGCGCACCACTTATTGACGATAATTTGACTGATATTGATGGAGGTAATGATATGATTTCCTTATCTACAACCACAGACGCAACTGCTTGGGCTAATAGATATGATATTGTTGCTAACATCCCTAATAAAACTTCTTTAGTAAGAATAGATGAAACATTTACACCAAATACTACTTATACAGCTAGTGAATGGGTAGTATTTATAGATGATACATTAGACCCTTACAGATTATTAGCAGCTGGTGGTGCTCAAAGACACCCTCATGATCCACTTATTTCTGAAATTGAAAGTGCCAATACAGATGCAAATACTTTATTAGGATTACACCGAGTAGATATTACAACTAGAAATGGTGCTGCTTGGGATAATGGATATCCAGATAGATCTCGTTTTGTGGTGATTGATGAAAATTACAATCATACAACGGCAAGATTAAGCGCTAGAAAATTAACCGTAGATGCTTCTAAAAAACTGTCTGTTACAGATAACCTTTTGGCAGTTACTAATACTATTGTACTTAATGGAGATATTCGTTTAATTGGAACTTCTCAATTAATACAAACACACACAACAGCTTCTTTAGTAACAGGTACCGGGCAATTATTGGTAGACCAAAACTCTACGGTACCTAGCATTTACAGATATAATTATATGGGATCTCCCGTAATAAATACTGCTGGTGCAAGTAATTATACTGTCGCTACTATTTTTAAAGATGGTACTACTCCTACAAATCATACAGGTGTTGTAAATACAGATATTGCTAAAGATATTAATTGGATTTCTGGCTATAATGGTGACACTTCTGATCCTATCTCTCTTGCTCAATACTGGATCTACACCTATGCTGCCAATGCAGGAACAAGAGCTAGTTGGTCGCAAAAACTTAGCAGCGGTACTATTCCAAATACAGATGGTTTTATATTTAAAGGTCCTGGTAGACCTCAAAATTATACATTTGTAGGAATTCCTAAAGATGGAGAAATTACAACTGCAATTGGTGGTAATGAATCTTATTTAGTGGGTAATCCATTTGCATCTGCTTTAAGTGTAAAAGAATTTATAGAAGATAATAAATCATCTACGAGCGGAGTACTTTATTTTTGGGAGCATGCAAGTGAAAAAACAACTTCTGAAAGTTCAAGTATTGGCCATAATTTTGCAGGGTATATTGGTGGATATGCTACCAGAACAATAGCAATGGGAGTAACAGCAAAAGATGCAACTGGTGCTGTAGATGTAATAATTGAATCTGAAGATAGTTCTGTTACCATAAACGGGACTTCAGAAGAGCAAACAGAAAATAGTTTACCAATTAATGTTGTAAAATTGGAAACTATTGCAAATTTCATAAAATTTTCGACAATCTCAAAAGGTGCAGATACATTAAGAATCAAATATAAGTCAGAAATAGATAAAAGTATTATTATAAAAGTAAATGACATAGATAGATTAGAAGTTACACTTCCCGTTTCTGTTGGAACTTCTTATGCTATTTTTGAGGTTGCATTATGTGTAGAAGCTGGTAATAATATTACACTTCAATCTAATGACACTAACATTGCTTTTATTGATTATTTAAATCTTATTGATGCTGATGGCCAACTTACTTGTGCTCCTAGTACAGGTGGAAGTGCTATTACCTATACAGAACCAGAGCCTTATGTAGCTATTGGTCAAGGTTTCTTTATACAAGGAGATATTGATGGTGGTGCTGTTGTATTTAACAATAGTCAACGTGAATATAAATTAGAAGAAGCTGGTTCTTCTGTCTTCTTCAAATCGGCAACTAAATCAAAAAGTGATAGTAACTCTCTTTTGAATACCCCTGCAATTAAATTAGGAATGAACTTTAAAAGTACGGATGACAACAAAGAATATCATAGACAAATTGGTGTTTCTTTTAGCCAGTATACTTCTTTTAATTATGATAAAGGATACGATGCTGAAATGTATGATTTAGGCAATACAGACATCTATTGGAAGTTTCCTAATGATAATAGAAATTATATAATCTCTGGAGTTCAACAAATTTCTGATGATTTAGAAGTTCCGTTAGAAATTACAATGGGATACTCTGGTGATATAAATATTACAATTGATGAAATGAAAAATATAAATGAGAACGTTTATATTAGAGATAAAGTGGCAGATATTTCTTATGATATTAAAAATGGTAAAGCGAATATAACACTTGATAAAGGAACTTATTCAGATAGATTTGTGTTAGCTTTTGTAGAAAATAAAGTGCTGGGTACAGAAGATGAGAACCTTATAAAAGATATAACTATTTTTACTGATAAGACAAGTCAAAATTTAATCATTTCTAAAAATGAAGAAATTACTATTAAAAAAGTTGTTTTGTATACCATTCTTGGTAAAAAAGTAGGTCTTTGGAATATCAATGAGCAAACTCAAAAAACAGCATTACCTTTTAATAAAAAATTATCTACCGGACTCTACATTGTTAAGATGAAAACAGCGAATGGAAATATCTCAAAGAAAATTATTATTCAATAA